The following are encoded together in the Nocardioides sp. Arc9.136 genome:
- the hsaD gene encoding 4,5:9,10-diseco-3-hydroxy-5,9,17-trioxoandrosta-1(10),2-diene-4-oate hydrolase, with amino-acid sequence MTAVPSRFAQESVRRSAKAGDLTLNYYEAAPDTQPSQVGGGLPLVMLHGGGPGASAWSNFGPALPHFASVFRTLLVDQPGFGGSDKPPVVGNYYRFAADHVVRLLDELGIERVHLLGNSLGGGTAMRLALTHPDRVGRLVLMGPGGLSLNLFHADPTEGVQRLMDFGADPTREKLRAFISTMVVDQSLVTDELVEARFADATAPGAQEAMRSMGMSFWNPETAEDGMLWREAHRLRKHTLLTWGREDRVNPLDGAMAALKLIPKAQLHVFPNCGHWAQIEAAEEFAEITTAFLSRHTERPRAGSTP; translated from the coding sequence GTGACGGCCGTCCCGTCCCGGTTCGCGCAGGAGAGCGTCCGCCGCTCGGCCAAGGCCGGCGACCTCACGCTCAACTACTACGAGGCCGCTCCCGACACCCAGCCCAGCCAGGTCGGCGGCGGGCTGCCGCTGGTGATGCTGCACGGCGGCGGACCAGGCGCGTCCGCGTGGTCCAACTTCGGCCCGGCGCTGCCGCACTTCGCCTCGGTGTTCCGCACGCTGCTCGTCGACCAGCCCGGCTTCGGTGGCTCCGACAAGCCGCCGGTCGTCGGCAACTACTACCGCTTCGCGGCCGACCACGTCGTCCGGCTGCTCGACGAGCTGGGCATCGAGCGGGTGCACCTGCTCGGCAACAGCCTGGGTGGCGGCACGGCGATGCGCCTGGCGCTCACCCACCCCGACCGCGTCGGGCGGCTGGTGCTCATGGGCCCCGGCGGGCTCTCGCTCAACCTGTTCCACGCCGACCCCACCGAGGGTGTCCAGCGGCTCATGGACTTCGGCGCCGACCCGACCCGCGAGAAGCTGCGCGCGTTCATCTCGACCATGGTCGTGGACCAGTCGCTGGTCACTGACGAGCTGGTCGAGGCCCGGTTCGCCGACGCGACCGCCCCGGGCGCCCAGGAGGCGATGCGCTCGATGGGCATGTCGTTCTGGAACCCCGAGACGGCCGAGGACGGCATGCTCTGGCGCGAGGCGCACCGCCTGCGCAAGCACACCCTGCTGACCTGGGGCCGCGAGGACCGGGTGAACCCCCTCGACGGCGCCATGGCGGCGCTCAAGCTCATCCCGAAGGCACAGCTGCACGTGTTCCCCAACTGCGGGCACTGGGCGCAGATCGAGGCGGCCGAGGAGTTCGCCGAGATCACCACCGCGTTCCTGTCCCGCCACACCGAACGACCTAGAGCAGGAAGCACCCCGTGA
- the hsaC gene encoding iron-dependent extradiol dioxygenase HsaC → MTIDIKSMGYVRVASTDLEQWKVFAGKVLGLAEGRGPNPEHQYWRIDEVSARLVVVPSDRDLLESTGWEVADHRALQDAREHLQKAGVAFEEATKEELDERRVQEMIRFTDPWENVFELFHGITYESRPIVTPYAARFVTGDQGMGHIVIPVLDDVEALRFYTDVLGFRLRDSMSMPGEFVGKQPGEKVWLRFLGVNPRHHSLAFLPMPNPAKCVHIMLEVDELDHVGRALERVRKHQAPLSATLGRHMNDEMVSFYVKSPGGFDVEFGTDGLEVDDQKWVARESTAVSYWGHNFAGGH, encoded by the coding sequence GTGACGATCGACATCAAGTCCATGGGCTACGTCCGCGTGGCCTCCACCGACCTCGAGCAGTGGAAGGTCTTCGCCGGCAAGGTGCTGGGCCTCGCCGAGGGCCGTGGGCCCAACCCCGAGCACCAGTACTGGCGCATCGACGAGGTCTCCGCGCGCCTCGTCGTGGTCCCCTCCGACCGCGACCTGCTCGAGTCGACCGGTTGGGAGGTCGCGGACCACCGTGCCCTGCAGGACGCGCGCGAGCACCTGCAGAAGGCCGGCGTCGCCTTCGAGGAGGCCACCAAGGAGGAGCTCGACGAGCGCCGGGTGCAGGAGATGATCCGGTTCACCGACCCGTGGGAGAACGTCTTCGAGCTCTTCCACGGCATCACCTACGAGTCGCGCCCGATCGTCACGCCGTACGCCGCGAGGTTCGTGACCGGCGACCAGGGCATGGGCCACATCGTCATCCCGGTGCTCGACGACGTCGAGGCGCTGCGGTTCTACACCGACGTCCTCGGCTTCCGCCTGCGCGACTCGATGAGCATGCCCGGCGAGTTCGTCGGCAAGCAGCCCGGCGAGAAGGTCTGGCTGCGCTTCCTCGGGGTCAACCCGCGGCACCACTCGCTGGCGTTCCTGCCGATGCCGAACCCCGCCAAGTGCGTCCACATCATGCTCGAGGTCGACGAGCTCGACCACGTCGGTCGTGCGCTCGAGCGGGTCCGCAAGCACCAGGCGCCGCTCTCGGCGACCCTCGGCCGGCACATGAACGACGAGATGGTCTCCTTCTACGTCAAGTCGCCCGGCGGCTTCGACGTGGAGTTCGGGACCGACGGGCTCGAGGTGGACGACCAGAAGTGGGTCGCGCGGGAGTCGACGGCGGTGTCGTACTGGGGCCACAACTTCGCGGGCGGTCACTAG